One Cryptococcus neoformans var. neoformans B-3501A chromosome 10, whole genome shotgun sequence DNA window includes the following coding sequences:
- a CDS encoding hypothetical protein (HMMPfam hit to Fungal_trans, Fungal specific transcription factor domain, score: 49.9, E(): 7.1e-12), translated as MSSQPPPASTAYPQLPRGAAQIPPFPQLLHIKNEPLATPSASTPSSHPTDSHEIVAMSPEEDDEGHDSARGTSPPPGVKEKKKTQGTRRRVVQSCSECRRRKIRCDKKFPCGPCILRNDQARCHEVGLNEKQSTNVPANSNYASTADLATIQHRLDALEASLLKNGALRKADLDHFLKTIQEAEPKKKAKSRDGEDIAVDDTEGAALTLEHLAFGRSRADGSHAIPHFATRLSSVSRPAPNNDYHLARSNVPFYNSPPGYDPSSASSSGRKTSLNISSTPDQAKRIELSWEERQQKIEQLMEVMGPMDVFDLFFRKTDLAIIALTKLLPSRHRGELLVKAYLEKVDWLHRCIHVPTFLRQCNDLHSLPPERVTQEIALPFLALYFTVCTLGLQFMDASEISKHFTLEEAHTLPDTWYHASRSALWAADFLDNHTMESLQCILLLGVFLNNRDRADAAWALLGAAIKMAQGLGLSRLGAEQQSVDGKPLPMWTGRWESLIQREVGRRIWWNLVFLDWSLAPSYNFSCSIQPDQIKTALPANIEDEDIIDGQPLKPQPLSVRTGMSFQLARLRFAEISQRQIWQANNNNHPPYSFVLSVDGELRKAMMELPSFFQPDQNTKGPPSNEPKILVRYYEKTILNLAIHSRMLRLHRPWLSRGYEDERFAYSKEQCIRAARASLRMMSDGTASYLEKWWLPLFYVSVSGLVVIIDLLRTSRKDMFSSETQEKIDEVKNALNQMRRIADVSHPSRAAVRVMELLLAEVEDRRRPPGSTLGKRKSSPDGDDEESGLQRAVKKLIHQAQLEAESPSASFGSGATPQDFPVTVSPARDFNDRDRDRERPVFDAYPMPFIPVPPTINNATTPTAVQQQPHAHQIIGVGNNSPFTFPVDTTNATAFPAFDTTTTRGSFAQNQLDPTVRSMLSSYFPPNNNSNGNGNGIVGSATAPQAPDDFLSRVFGFGWDGVGTTGPPAHPDEAGMDILGNQGQSQTQPSGGDGQQNQAQNQQDQHQQPGQLHPPRQQPAAAQQQAQQQQQLTPEQQQAMNFAMAPNPYAYGNWTNSGWMA; from the exons ATGTCGTCTCAGCCTCCTCCCGCGTCAACTGCTTATCCTCAGTTGCCTCGCGGTGCGGCTCAAatccctcccttccctcagCTGCTCCACATCAAGAACGAGCCATTGGCAACTCCTTCTGCATCTACGCCTAGCTCCCACCCCACGGACAGCCACGAGATTGTCGCCATGTCacctgaagaagacgacgaaggGCATGACTCGGCTCGAGGAACGAGCCCTCCGCCTGGagtaaaggagaagaaaaagacgcAGGGTACGAGGCGGAGGGTCGTGCAGAGCTGTTCAGAGTGTCGAAGGAGGAAAATTCGATGTGATAAAAA ATTTCCATGTG GCCCATGTATCCTCCGGAATGATCAGGCAAGGTGTCATGAAGTTGGATTG AATGAGAAACAATCCACCAATGTCCCAGC CAACTCCAATTACGCCTCCACTGCCGATTTAGCCACCATCCAACACCGTCTCGATGCTCTCGAAGCAAGTTTGTTGAAAAACGGCGCACTTCGCAAGGCCGATCTCGACCACTTCCTCAAAACTATCCAAGAAGCCgagccaaagaagaaggctaaGAGTCGAGATGGCGAAGACATTGCGGTGGACGATACGGAGGGAGCGGCATTGACTCTTGAACATTTGGCGTTTGGCCGCTCTCGTGCAGATGGAAGTCACGCTATTCCTCATTTCGCTACCCGCCTCTCTTCCGTAAGCAGACCCGCCCCTAATAACGATTATCATCTTGCAAGATCCAATGTACCCTTCTACAATTCGCCTCCTGGTTACGATCCCAGTTCGGCGTCATCTTCTGGCCGAAAGACTAGTTTGAATATCTCCAGCACGCCTGACCAGGCCAAGAGAATTGAATTGtcatgggaagaaaggcAGCAGAAGATTGAGCAGTTGATGGAGGTGATGGGACCCATGGATGTGTTTGATTTGTTCTTCAGGAAAACAGATTTGGCAATCATTGCTTTGACAAAGCTGCTACCGTCAAGGCATAGGGGAGAACTGTTGGTCAAGGCGTATCTCGAAAAGGTCGATTGGTTACATCGAT GCATTCATGTGCCGACATTCCTTCGACAATGTAATGATTTGCATTCCCTACCCCCTGAACGCGTTACTCAAGAGATTGCTTTACCCTTCCTCGCCCTGTACTTTACAGTCTGCACT CTAGGATTACAATTCATGGATGCCTCAGAGATCAGCAAACACTTCACACTCGAGGAAGCTCATACGTTGCCTGACACCTGGTACCACGCTTCTCGAAGTGCTCTTTGGGCTGCAGACTTTTTAGATAACCACACGATGGAATCACTGCAGTGTATCTTGCTTTTAGGTGTTTTCCTG AACAACCGAGATCGTGCCGACGCGGCTTGGGCATTACTCGGTGCTGCTATCAAAATGGCTCAAGGCCTCGGTCTCTCTCGACTCGGCGCAGAGCAACAATCGGTTGACGGCAAACCGTTACCGATGTGGACAGGCCGATGGGAAAGTCTTATTCAGCGAGAAGTCGGCAGGCGTATATGGTGGAACTTGGTTTTCCTCGATTGGTCCCTTGCGCCTAGCTACAACTTTTCGTGTAGTATCCAGCCAGATCAGATCAAGACCGCTTTACCGGCGAAcattgaagatgaggatatCATTGACGGTCAACCGCTGAAACCCCAACCGTTGAGTGTTAGGACAGGGATGTCGTTCCAGCTAGCTAGGCTCAGGTTCGCCGAGATTTCTCAAAGACAGATTTGGCAGGcgaacaacaacaatcatcctccttaCTCTTTCGT GCTGAGCGTCGATGGCGAACTTCGAAAAGCAATGATGGAactcccttccttcttccagcctGACCAAAACACCAAAGGTCCCCCTTCCAACGAACCCAAGATTTTGGTGCGGTACTACGAGAAGACTATCCTCAACCTTGCTATCCACTCGCGAATGCTTAGGCTGCATAGGCCGTGGTTGTCGAGAGGttatgaagatgagaggtTTGCGTATTCAAAGGAGCAGTGTATCAGGGCAGCGAGGGcgagtttgaggatgatgtcCGATGGGACTGCATCGTATTTGGAGAAGTGGTGGCTGCCGTTATTCTACGTATCTGTTTCGGGTCTTGTGGTGATAATCGATCTTTTG AGGACAAGTCGAAAGGATATGTTCTCGTCTGAGACTCAGGAGAAGATCGATGAGGTCAAGAACGCTTTGAAtcagatgaggaggattgCGGATGTATCTCACCCTTCGAGGGCGGCAGTCAGGGTAATGGAGCTGTTGTTAG CTGAGGTTGAGGACCGTCGACGACCTCCTGGATCAACCTTGGGCAAACGCAAGAGCTCGCCTGATggtgatgacgaggagtCTGGTCTTCAGCGTGCCGTGAAAAAGCTCATCCATCAAGCACAGCTCGAGGCTGAGTCTCCCAGTGCTTCATTCGGTTCGGGTGCCACTCCACAAGACTTTCCGGTAACTGTTTCGCCAGCTAGAGACTTCAATGACAGGGATCGGGACCGCGAAAGGCCCGTCTTTGATGCTTACCCCATGCCTTTCATTCCCGTGCCTCCGACAATCAACAACGCTACCACCCCTACAGCTGTGCAGCAGCAACCCCATGCTCATCAGATCATTGGTGTTGGTAACAACAGTCCTTTCACATTCCCTGTTGACACGACGAACGCCACAGCGTTCCCTGCGTTCGATACTACCACCACGCGCGGCTCGTTTGCTCAAAATCAGCTTGACCCTACCGTCCGGTCCATGCTCTCTAGCTACTTCCCTCcgaacaacaacagcaatgGGAATGGAAACGGCATCGTCGGTTCTGCCACCGCTCCTCAAGCTCCGGATGACTTCCTGAGCAGGGTGTTTGGATTTGGTTGGGATGGGGTGGGCACGACGGGTCCGCCTGCGCATCCCGATGAAGCCGGGATGGATATCCTTGGAAACCAGGGACAGTCTCAAACCCAGCCGTCTGGCGGCGACGGTCAGCAAAACCAAGCTCAAAACCAGCAGGACCAGCATCAGCAACCCGGACaactccatcctcctcgtcagCAACCCGCCGCCGCACAACAGCAGGcgcaacaacagcagcagttAACGCcagagcagcagcaggcgATGAACTTTGCTATGGCGCCCAACCCTTATGCCTACGGCAATTGGACCAACAGCGGTTGGATGGCGTAA